Proteins from one Ahaetulla prasina isolate Xishuangbanna chromosome 2, ASM2864084v1, whole genome shotgun sequence genomic window:
- the LOC131190561 gene encoding urotensin-2 receptor-like, with translation MERNLSVGLGNESSRGAAGGSGGEAAATWVFGAVLSVMCVAGVTGNVYTLALLWRSGRGARSAPLSGSIASLALADLLYLCSIPFIVGTSVAQDWYFGELGCRFLLSLDLLTMHASIFTLTVMCTERYLAVTRPLAVRYRAPRFRRITAGAVWGISLLLTLPMMLMVTLSQSGDGKHICAPTWSPAAFRLYLTVLFSTSILAPGLLIGCLYARLAATYLESQKNPPRKTGPKRSPRQKVLILVFTIVLVFWACFLPFWIWQLVSLYHGPLGLPLHIQKYINYLVTCLTYSNSCINPFLYILLTRNYREYLRNQHRKFYRFTSSFRKKGSNLHCSWRRSSSSGTQCESGTEGLGMAVLKDCK, from the coding sequence ATGGAGCGCAACTTGAGCGTGGGGCTTGGCAACGAGTCTTCTCGGGGAGCAGCCGGGGGAAGCGGCGGGGAAGCGGCGGCGACCTGGGTTTTTGGTGCGGTCCTCTCCGTCATGTGTGTAGCTGGCGTGACGGGCAACGTGTACACCTTGGCGCTGCTCTGGCGCTCGGGCCGGGGCGCCCGGAGCGCGCCCTTGTCCGGCTCCATTGCCAGCCTGGCGCTGGCCGACCTGCTCTACCTGTGCTCCATCCCGTTCATCGTGGGCACGTCGGTGGCCCAGGACTGGTACTTCGGCGAACTGGGCTGCCGCTTCCTGCTCAGCCTGGACCTGCTCACCATGCACGCCAGCATCTTCACCCTGACCGTCATGTGCACCGAGCGCTATCTGGCCGTCACCCGGCCGCTGGCCGTGCGCTACCGGGCGCCGCGCTTCCGCAGGATCACCGCCGGCGCCGTCTGGGGGATCTCGCTGCTGCTGACCCTGCCCATGATGCTGATGGTCACCCTGAGCCAGAGCGGCGACGGCAAGCATATCTGTGCCCCGACCTGGAGCCCCGCCGCCTTTCGGCTCTACCTGACGGTTCTTTTCAGCACCAGCATCCTGGCCCCCGGGCTGCTCATTGGCTGCCTCTACGCCCGCCTGGCCGCCACTTACTTGGAGTCGCAGAAGAACCCGCCGCGCAAAACGGGGCCCAAGCGCTCTCCCCGCCAGAAAGTTCTCATCCTGGTCTTCACCATCGTGCTGGTCTTCTGGGCCTGCTTCCTGCCCTTCTGGATCTGGCAGCTGGTGTCCCTCTACCACGGCCCCCTGGGGCTGCCGCTCCACATCCAAAAGTATATCAACTACCTGGTCACCTGCCTGACCTATAGCAATAGTTGTATCAACCCCTTCCTTTATATCTTGCTGACCAGGAACTACCGAGAGTACCTTCGGAACCAGCATCGGAAGTTCTACCGCTTCACCTCTTCCTTTCGCAAGAAGGGCTCCAACTTGCACTGTTCTTGGAGACGATCGTCCTCTTCGGGCACCCAGTGTGAGTCTGGGACGGAAGGCCTGGGGATGGCTGTACTAAAGGACTGCAAATGA